In Enterobacter cloacae, the following are encoded in one genomic region:
- a CDS encoding hydroxymethylpyrimidine/phosphomethylpyrimidine kinase: MKRINALTIAGTDPSGGAGIQADLKTFSALGAYGCSVITALVAQNTRGVQSVYRIEPDFVAAQLDSVLSDVRIDTTKIGMLAETDIVEVVAERLKRYQVQNVVLDTVMLAKSGDPLLSVSAIDTLRKKLLPQVALITPNLPEAAALLDAPHAQTEREMKEQGRALLAMGCGAVLVKGGHLDDAESPDWLFTRDGELRFTAPRVQTKNTHGTGCTLSAALAALRPRHNNWADTVQEAKIWLSDALAKADTLEVGHGIGPVHHFHAWW, translated from the coding sequence ATGAAACGGATTAACGCCCTTACCATTGCCGGCACTGACCCAAGCGGCGGTGCAGGCATTCAGGCCGATCTGAAAACGTTCTCCGCACTGGGTGCCTACGGCTGTTCGGTGATCACCGCGCTGGTGGCACAAAATACGCGTGGTGTGCAGTCGGTCTACCGTATCGAGCCGGATTTTGTCGCCGCACAGCTCGATTCGGTACTCAGCGATGTGCGCATTGATACCACTAAAATCGGGATGCTGGCGGAGACAGATATTGTCGAAGTGGTGGCAGAACGTCTGAAACGCTATCAGGTGCAAAACGTGGTGCTTGATACGGTAATGCTGGCAAAAAGTGGCGACCCGCTGCTTTCTGTTTCCGCTATCGACACGCTGCGTAAAAAGCTGTTGCCGCAAGTGGCGCTGATCACGCCAAACCTGCCTGAAGCTGCCGCGTTGTTAGACGCGCCGCATGCGCAAACCGAACGCGAAATGAAAGAGCAGGGGCGGGCATTGCTGGCAATGGGCTGCGGTGCGGTGCTGGTGAAAGGTGGCCATCTGGATGACGCCGAAAGCCCGGACTGGCTCTTCACCCGTGACGGAGAACTGCGTTTTACCGCACCCCGCGTGCAGACTAAAAACACCCACGGTACAGGCTGTACGCTCTCCGCCGCGCTGGCGGCGTTGCGTCCACGCCATAACAACTGGGCTGATACGGTACAGGAAGCCAAAATCTGGCTCTCGGACGCGCTGGCAAAAGCCGATACTCTGGAAGTGGGTCACGGTATTGGGCCGGT
- the thiM gene encoding hydroxyethylthiazole kinase yields MQPDLLDLHILHQFRTRSPLTHCMTNDVVQTFTANVLLALGASPAMVIEAEEAEQFAALADALLINVGTLTAPRAQAMRRAIESAVAAGKPWTLDPVAVGALTFRTRFCHQILSLKPAAIRGNASEILALAGMSAGGRGVDTTDTASSALPAAQALARQTNAIIVVTGEVDYITDGQRTRTVTGGDPLMTRVVGTGCALSAVVAASCSLPGDRLDNVAATCGWMKRAGTAAVAQSRGPGSFASAFLDALYTLEEQA; encoded by the coding sequence ATGCAGCCTGACCTGCTCGATTTACACATTTTACATCAGTTCCGAACCCGTTCCCCGCTCACACATTGTATGACCAACGACGTCGTGCAGACGTTTACGGCTAACGTTTTGTTGGCGCTTGGCGCATCCCCGGCGATGGTGATTGAAGCCGAAGAGGCTGAACAGTTTGCTGCTCTTGCCGATGCGCTGCTGATTAATGTCGGCACGCTGACTGCCCCGCGCGCTCAGGCGATGCGCCGGGCGATTGAGAGTGCCGTGGCAGCAGGCAAACCCTGGACGCTCGATCCGGTGGCTGTCGGGGCGTTGACGTTCCGCACCCGTTTTTGCCATCAAATCCTCTCCCTTAAACCTGCGGCCATTCGTGGTAACGCGTCGGAAATTCTTGCGCTTGCCGGGATGAGTGCGGGGGGGCGCGGCGTGGATACTACCGATACTGCATCCAGTGCATTGCCTGCGGCACAGGCGCTGGCACGCCAGACCAATGCCATTATCGTGGTCACAGGCGAGGTTGATTACATCACCGACGGGCAGCGAACCCGGACGGTGACCGGGGGCGATCCGCTGATGACTCGCGTGGTCGGTACCGGGTGCGCGCTTTCGGCGGTGGTGGCGGCCAGTTGTTCGCTACCGGGTGACAGGCTCGATAACGTGGCCGCTACCTGCGGATGGATGAAGCGCGCCGGAACGGCTGCCGTTGCTCAGTCTCGTGGCCCGGGCAGCTTTGCCAGTGCGTTCCTGGATGCGCTCTACACCCTGGAGGAACAGGCATGA
- a CDS encoding aspartate aminotransferase family protein: MTDKVRIDTVDAHKSNETYLARQAEFESNVRSYPRKLPLAITKAEGVWITDADNKEYLDCLAGAGTLALGHNHPDVLKSIQNVITSGLPLHTLDLTTPLKDAFSEYLLSLLPGQGKEYCLQFTGPSGADAVEAALKLAKKVTGRSGIISFSGGYHGMTHGALSVTGNLSPKEAVDGMMPEVQFMPYPHQYRCPLGIGGEAGVKALTYYFENLINDVESGVRKPAAVILEAVQGEGGVNPAPVEWLQRIRKVTQEHGILLILDEVQAGFARTGKFFAFEHAGIEPDIIVMSKAVGGGLPLAVLGIKKQFDAWAPGHHTGTFRGNQLAMATGLTTLKILKDQNIAGKVAAQGEWLKAQLAELQKRYPVIGHIRGLGMMIGIEIVKPHEAADHMGCFPGDGELSALIQKKCFESGLILERGGRNGIVLRLLPSLLISDDQLKIFLDKFEQALLAAGVRPA; this comes from the coding sequence ATGACGGATAAAGTCCGTATTGACACCGTAGATGCCCACAAAAGCAACGAAACCTATCTGGCCCGTCAGGCCGAGTTTGAATCTAACGTCAGGAGTTATCCGCGCAAACTGCCTTTAGCCATCACTAAAGCAGAAGGCGTGTGGATCACCGATGCAGATAATAAAGAATACCTTGACTGTTTAGCAGGCGCGGGCACCCTTGCGCTTGGCCATAACCATCCTGATGTGCTGAAAAGCATCCAAAATGTCATTACCAGCGGCTTGCCGTTACATACCCTGGATCTGACTACGCCGTTGAAAGACGCGTTTTCCGAATACCTGCTCTCTCTGCTGCCTGGCCAGGGTAAAGAGTATTGCCTGCAGTTCACCGGTCCATCCGGCGCTGACGCCGTTGAAGCCGCGCTGAAGCTGGCGAAAAAAGTGACTGGTCGTAGCGGTATCATCAGTTTCTCTGGTGGTTACCACGGTATGACCCACGGCGCACTGTCCGTCACCGGTAACCTGTCTCCGAAAGAAGCGGTTGACGGTATGATGCCAGAAGTGCAGTTCATGCCTTACCCACACCAGTACCGTTGCCCGCTGGGTATCGGCGGTGAGGCTGGCGTAAAAGCACTGACCTACTACTTCGAAAACCTGATCAACGACGTTGAAAGCGGCGTGCGTAAACCTGCAGCGGTGATTCTGGAAGCCGTTCAGGGTGAAGGCGGCGTTAACCCGGCTCCGGTTGAGTGGCTGCAGCGCATCCGTAAAGTGACTCAGGAACACGGCATTCTGCTGATCCTCGACGAAGTTCAGGCTGGCTTTGCCCGTACCGGTAAATTCTTCGCTTTCGAACACGCTGGCATCGAGCCAGACATCATCGTGATGTCTAAAGCTGTAGGTGGCGGTCTGCCACTGGCTGTACTCGGTATCAAAAAGCAGTTCGATGCATGGGCTCCAGGTCACCACACCGGCACCTTCCGCGGCAACCAGCTGGCGATGGCAACCGGTCTGACGACGCTGAAAATCCTGAAAGACCAGAACATTGCGGGCAAAGTGGCTGCACAGGGCGAATGGCTGAAAGCACAGCTGGCTGAACTGCAGAAACGCTACCCGGTAATTGGTCACATTCGTGGTCTGGGCATGATGATCGGTATTGAGATCGTTAAGCCACACGAAGCGGCAGATCATATGGGCTGCTTCCCTGGCGACGGCGAGCTGTCTGCCCTGATTCAGAAGAAGTGCTTCGAATCCGGTCTGATTCTGGAGCGTGGTGGTCGTAACGGCATTGTGCTGCGTCTGCTGCCTTCTCTGTTGATCAGCGATGATCAGCTGAAAATCTTCCTGGATAAATTTGAGCAGGCACTGCTTGCTGCGGGCGTTCGCCCGGCGTAA
- a CDS encoding 2,4-diaminobutyrate decarboxylase has translation MSDSNPILFSSAQSIEAYQQAIEQSSQAVMQWLKQPEMYQGKTVAELRDRIKLDFNPKGLGNNAAIERAVEFFLKDSLSVHHPQCVAHLHCPSLVVSQAAEVLINATNQSMDSWDQSPSATIIEIKLIEWLRTRVGYQAGDAGVFTSGGTQSNLMGLMLARDAFFARQGHSVQQDGLVGDLRKIRVLCSENAHFSVQKNMALMGLGYQSVVQVKTDEFSRMDLTDLAAKIEQCNANGEQILAIVATAGTTDAGAIDPLRAIAELAAKQNIWVHVDAAWGGALLMSEQYRHYLDGIELVDSITLDFHKQFFQTISCGAFLLKEARHYELMRYQAAYLNSEFDEEAGVPNLVSKSLQTTRRFDALKLWMSLEALGQEQYAAIIDHGVTLAQQVAAYVKEQSALELVMQPQLASVLFRFRPEAQMDDAGIALLNQKIGDALLESGRANVGVTEHNGITCLKLTLLNPTVTLEDVKVLLSLVERTAQEVMAK, from the coding sequence ATGTCTGATTCAAACCCAATTTTGTTCTCCTCTGCGCAGAGCATTGAAGCTTACCAGCAGGCGATTGAACAAAGCTCTCAGGCTGTGATGCAGTGGCTGAAACAGCCTGAGATGTACCAGGGCAAAACGGTCGCGGAACTGCGCGACCGTATTAAGCTGGATTTCAACCCGAAAGGGCTGGGCAACAACGCAGCGATTGAACGCGCTGTGGAGTTCTTCCTGAAAGACAGTTTGTCCGTTCATCACCCGCAGTGTGTGGCGCACCTGCACTGCCCAAGCCTGGTTGTCAGCCAGGCGGCAGAAGTGCTGATCAACGCCACTAACCAGAGTATGGACTCCTGGGATCAAAGCCCGTCCGCAACCATTATCGAAATCAAACTGATCGAGTGGCTGCGTACCCGCGTGGGTTATCAGGCTGGCGACGCAGGTGTCTTCACCAGCGGCGGCACCCAGAGCAACCTGATGGGCCTGATGCTGGCACGTGACGCCTTCTTCGCGCGTCAGGGCCACTCCGTTCAGCAGGACGGTCTGGTAGGCGATCTGCGTAAAATTCGCGTGCTGTGCTCCGAAAACGCGCACTTCTCCGTGCAGAAAAACATGGCGCTGATGGGTCTGGGTTATCAGTCCGTGGTGCAGGTGAAAACTGACGAATTCTCCCGTATGGATCTGACCGATCTGGCGGCGAAAATTGAGCAGTGCAATGCCAACGGCGAACAGATCCTGGCGATTGTGGCGACTGCCGGTACTACCGACGCAGGTGCTATCGATCCGCTGCGTGCGATTGCTGAGCTGGCGGCGAAGCAGAACATCTGGGTACACGTTGATGCGGCCTGGGGCGGCGCGCTGCTGATGTCTGAGCAGTATCGTCACTACCTGGACGGTATCGAGCTGGTGGATTCCATTACCCTGGACTTCCACAAGCAGTTCTTCCAGACCATCAGCTGCGGCGCGTTCCTGCTGAAAGAAGCGCGTCACTATGAGCTGATGCGCTATCAGGCGGCCTACCTGAACTCTGAGTTCGATGAAGAAGCGGGCGTACCTAACCTGGTGTCCAAATCTCTGCAGACGACCCGCCGTTTCGACGCGCTGAAGCTGTGGATGAGCCTGGAAGCGCTGGGTCAGGAACAATATGCGGCGATCATCGACCACGGTGTGACGCTGGCGCAGCAGGTTGCGGCTTATGTGAAAGAGCAGTCTGCTCTGGAACTGGTCATGCAGCCACAGCTGGCAAGCGTACTGTTCCGCTTCCGCCCTGAAGCACAGATGGATGATGCGGGTATTGCCCTGCTGAACCAGAAAATTGGCGATGCGTTGCTGGAATCTGGCCGTGCCAACGTCGGCGTGACCGAGCACAACGGCATCACCTGCCTGAAGCTGACTCTGCTGAACCCAACCGTGACGCTGGAGGATGTTAAAGTCCTGCTGTCTCTGGTTGAGCGTACCGCACAGGAAGTTATGGCGAAGTAA
- a CDS encoding protein disulfide oxidoreductase, with protein MDNRIFSQLRRWVREGIVFILLALAVMWGVDQYRKPAIPASFSATPMQSIDGKLYDFTALSQERPLLIYVWATWCSICRFTTPSVDKLANEGGNVVSIALRSGDDAKLERWVEKKQLTVPVINDERGALSQQWQVSVTPTLVVVSKGQVVSTTTGWTSYWGMKIRMWWAGV; from the coding sequence ATGGATAACCGCATATTTAGTCAACTGCGACGCTGGGTACGGGAAGGGATCGTTTTTATTTTGCTGGCGCTGGCCGTAATGTGGGGTGTGGATCAATACCGTAAACCCGCGATACCTGCCAGTTTCAGTGCAACGCCGATGCAGAGCATTGACGGCAAACTGTACGATTTCACGGCGCTCAGCCAGGAACGGCCTTTGCTGATTTATGTCTGGGCGACCTGGTGCAGTATTTGTCGTTTTACCACACCGTCGGTCGATAAGCTGGCAAACGAGGGCGGAAACGTAGTGAGTATCGCGCTGCGATCCGGTGATGATGCAAAGCTTGAACGCTGGGTGGAGAAGAAACAGCTTACAGTTCCGGTGATCAACGATGAACGCGGTGCGTTGTCGCAGCAGTGGCAGGTGAGCGTAACGCCAACGCTGGTGGTGGTGTCAAAAGGGCAGGTGGTTAGCACAACAACCGGCTGGACAAGCTACTGGGGAATGAAGATCAGAATGTGGTGGGCGGGGGTGTAA
- a CDS encoding N-acetyltransferase GCN5, translated as MEISSIIADPITVRPWQESDRPFLRTLYLHARRDAWPWLNSAEWQPEDFDAATRDEEIWVAVQNGRCLGFASVWTHDNFLHNLFVDPRYQNLGVGRLLLEQAQKTFTRTGALKCLIRNERAIAFYQRHGWHVEETGDSPDGEYYLMHYRLR; from the coding sequence ATGGAGATATCTTCTATCATCGCTGATCCCATTACTGTCCGTCCGTGGCAGGAGAGCGACCGACCTTTCCTGCGTACGCTTTACCTGCATGCCCGGCGTGATGCCTGGCCCTGGTTAAACAGCGCGGAATGGCAACCTGAGGATTTTGACGCAGCCACCCGTGACGAAGAGATTTGGGTGGCCGTTCAGAATGGCCGCTGCCTGGGTTTCGCCTCGGTCTGGACGCACGATAATTTTCTGCATAATTTGTTTGTTGATCCACGCTACCAAAACCTGGGTGTGGGTCGTTTGTTGCTGGAGCAGGCGCAGAAGACATTCACCCGTACCGGCGCGTTAAAGTGCCTCATCCGCAATGAACGGGCGATCGCGTTTTACCAGCGGCACGGCTGGCACGTTGAGGAGACGGGAGATTCTCCGGACGGAGAGTATTATTTGATGCACTATCGGCTGCGTTAA